The Bos indicus x Bos taurus breed Angus x Brahman F1 hybrid chromosome 11, Bos_hybrid_MaternalHap_v2.0, whole genome shotgun sequence sequence AGTGAGAGAGGCAGAGATCATGGAGAGGGGGCTccaagagggaggaggcaggaggcaggtgcAGGGTGCTCTGGGCATCTGGGTGGGGGAGCTGCCCTCCGCAAGGAAGAGGAAGGTCTCTGAGCGTGTGATGGTCCAGAAAGAACAGACACAAGCCAGAGGGCAAAGGGAGAGGAGAGGCCTCCGGACAGCAGGAGCCGCTGCCTGTGGCTTGCAAGGGATACAGAAGTGGGTTCTAGAGACGGGagacgggggcttccctggtgactcagtggtaaacaatctgctgccaacacaggagacacgggttcatctgggaagatcccagatgccgaggagcaactaagcccgtggccCATGACTGGAGCTGTGGTCTGAAGCTGGGAGCGGCAACCACCGAAGCCTACATCTCTACAGCCTGTCTTCCAgaactagagaagccactgcaatgagaagccgctCACTACAATGAAGAGgagctcctgcttgctgcaactagagaaaagcccacacagcacagccaaaaataaccaaataaatacaattacttaaaagaaaaagaaagaaagaaactgaagacaacaaGCGGGGCCTGAGCATAACAGGCAAGGGGCCGGGAAGGAGCTCAGGACAAGCCgacaggcaggcaggggccaACCCCAAAGGCCTGTTAACCAGCTTAAGGACTTGGTAGAAGCAAGCCTTCAGAAGACTCGAAGGCATGGTGTGGTCCGAACTGCGCTTTAAACCATGGCTCTGGGAGAAGATCAAGTGGGCTAAGAGAGGATCAGATTATACACACAGGCCTTACAGACGCATCAACTGCCTTTCAAAGATAAACAAGAAATTGGCAAAAGGGGACGCCCTAACACATGACTGACCAGAGACATATCAATACGTTTTCAGACAGTGATACAGTTAACTCATTGTGCACTGCTGGAGTTAAAACTGATCAGGGTTCATTATATAACATAACCGTCGGCATCATTTACATTTTGCTCCATTAGGTTCCTGTCCCAACGCTGTATATgctataaatgtaaaattttcaaaaatgatgcaTCGAGAAATTTTGAGTGAAGAATTTTTTGGTGAATTTTATGAAGATACTTTCTCCAATCCTCCAAGTGACACATATGCTAGTGTCTAAGAAGATGCTAGTTCTCCAGAATAAAGTTCTGATTCAGACGATACGAATGTTAGACCAACAAAAAGACAGAATGCTCCTTTGCTTCTACAGCAAAGTGGACTGAAGACAACGTGTCACAAAAATCAGAAGCCTTTACAGGTGTGTCCGGTGGTAACTGCTGAATGTAATAACCCACAacgcgtgtgctcagtcacatccgactctgtgcaacgccatggactgtgggccgccaggctcctctgtccacgggatttcccagacaagaatactggcgtgggttgtcattttctcctccaggggaatcttcccgatccaggaccaaacccacatctcttgccttggcagacgaattcttgaccactgccccacctgggaagcccaataacttGCAAAGTGTTGgtgaaataacagaattaatttttGGCCAAAAGAAAAATCGCCAGCCACAGGTGTTAATTTCTGCAGAAAATCCCCCCAGTCAATAAAGTGACCCAGAAGACTGAGCTGCTGGGAAGGGGGCCGGGGAGCGAAATTTGTGTCCAGAGCAGGTATTCTGTGCTCCTCAAGCTGTTCACTGCGGGTACGTGTTTCTAGGcagaaaacttttaattaaatGATCACTCTGGTCACAGTGTGGAAAGTGGACTAGAAGGACAGGCAAGGGTAGGTACAAGTTTCAAAACCTACGTGAAAAAAGCATTGAGGATGCAtcactaaaagaaagaaaatgacacctTATGTTTTGTACTAATTTACGTGCACAGGAAACTGGCTGGAAAATTATATGTTAATCCTCAAGTGATGATAGGCGAGCACTGAGATTACAAATGATTCCAATTTTCTACTTTACGCTTTGCTGTTCTCCCCATGTTTCCTGCCATGAACATGttataccttttttatttttggctgtgccgtgtGGCCTGTGaggtcttagttctctgaccagggatggaacctgggcccaaGCAGTGAGAGTGCCACGTCCTGAACACTGGACAGCCGGAGAGTTCCCATGTTCTAGGTTTTACCATGACAAGAGACAGGTTCTCGCGGCCTGTGAGACTTCTGAGCGGCCACGCACCTTGTGCAGACTGGTCATGCCGTCGGCGTCCACCAGCCTGGGGTTGGAGCCGTGCGAGAGCAGGAGCCGGGCAATGTCCGTGTGCCCGCAGTAGCTGGCACGGTGCAGGGCGGTGGCTCCCCCGTGGGTCTGGGCGTCACACTTGGCCCCACTCTCCAGCAGGAACTGGCACACGGCGTAGTGCCCATTGCGGCTGGCGTAGTGCTGCGGTGAACAGAGCCGGGGTCAGGAGGCAGAACCCTGGGCGAGGGCCACAGCGGCGGCCGGAGCCCCCTCTGGCAGCTGGGTGACCAGGGCGAGCCTGCATGCCTAGCTTCAGATTCAGCCACTGGAAAGTGGGAATAATAaccattccttttaaaaatatgtttgtttattttggggtGTGTCAGGTCTTAGTCGCGGCATGCGGAATCTTTCCTTGAGGCACTCGGGCTCAGCAGTTCCCaggaatgtgggatcttggttccccaatcaGGGGTAGAACCCGTGCTCCTGCAtgggaaggtgaaatcttaaccactgggttgcTGGGGAGTCTCAGTAATTACCACTCCTATCTCACAGCATCattatgaaagtgaagagtgaaagtgttaggcgctcagttgtgtctgactctttgcgaccctatggactgtaacccaagaggctcctctatccatgggattttccaggcaagaatactggagtgggttgccattcccttctccaagggatcttcccgacccagggatggaacacaggtctctcacgtctcctgcattggcaggtggattctttaccgttatGAAAATGATGTTAAACAATCAGTGAAAAGCACCTcggctaattaaaaaaaaaaccaggttcATAAGATGCTTAAACAGAAACCCTGctgggagagaagaaagagtgGGAGAAGACAGAAGGCAAACACCATCCCCGCCCAGAGAGCAGGAACCCAGAGCTGAGGCTCCTCCCCAACTCACTAGAGCCGTGTAGCCTGCGGAGTCAGGCTGGCTGGGGTCCACTGCCTTTTGGATTAAATACTTCACTCGGCCCAGGTCTCCGTTCAGGGCTGCTGACCAGATTCCTGCAGAGGCAGAACCCAAGCACTGAATAATGTTCACGGACTGGGGGCTTCTAGCACTTCCTTTACCTCTcgacctcagtcttctcatctacCAAATGGGAATTCGTCTGCTCAACAAATGTGAACTGAGCACCTCCTCTGAGCTGTGCACTGAGGGGCGCTGGAGCAAGACAGACCAGGGGCGTGTCTAACCAGGACAGGAGACTGGCCAGACACAACTTCCCTTCTTCCCCACTTCAAACACACCAGTGTTGGATAAAGTACTATTTAAGATGCTTGAATATACAGTCACAACCGAACACTGTCAGGTGTCAGCCCCAAGTGAAAACCACAGGCAAAGTGGTGAGCAGGCATCTAATCTGTGGAATCCTCAGAGTCCTCGGAACCCTACACACATCTCAGGGACTCTGGCTGGAAGGCCTGAGCAGAGTCGGGGTCAAAGGTGGCAGGCCGTGCGGGTGCTGGGGAACCAGACAGAGCAAGGCTCTGCGCACACAGCTGCGGGCACCATGGACAGTCTGGGGCAAAGGAGTTACCCCGCTTGACGCACACGTAAGGATGACACCTGCAGTGCCGACAAACAGCCCGGAACAGCGCAGCCCCCTGGTCTGAAGCTCCATACCCTCGGGGTGGGTGCAATACCCTGGAAGCAGACTCTGCCGCCCGGTCCCTCTCAGACCCCGGAGCGGGCCTGGGTGTCCCGGGGTCGCACCAGGTGGACAGTCGGATCCCGCCGCACCACTGCGGAAAGTTACCGAAGCCAATGCCTGTTTCTCGACCTGCAGACGAGCCGGCGTTTCTATTGCCAAGCTCGCGCCAGGTCCCCGGCGGGCTCTCATTACGCGGGAGCTGCGAGCCCACAGCCGGCCCGCGCTCcgaccagacccactcccacccccaccccggccgcTTCGCTCCAGGGATCCCGGTTCACGGCCACCTCCTTGGCCCCGGGGGCCTGCGGACGCCGGGAGGCGCCGGGCCGGCAGAGCCGCGCGCCCCCTCACCCCTCTCGAAGTCCATCTCGTCCAGCGTCTGCTGCACGCCGGGCGCCGCGCTGGGGTGGGAGCAGCAGGGGCCATCCGCGCAGGGCCGCAGCGCCGCCATGTCGCTCTCAGCGCCCGCCCACCGGCTGCCGGGCGCGGGCACCGCCACGGGCCAGCCTGGGCGCGGTCTCGGCGTACCGCCCGGTCTGACCATTCGGCGTCCGCACGAACCACGGGGCCGACCAATCAAGCGTCTGAGTCTGGGCCCGGGAGCCAATCGCGACGGCAGGGCGGGACCTGCGGCGCTGTGCCGCGCCGGCCCGAAGCGGCCACGAGAGGGCATCCCAGGCTAAGCGGAGGCCCGGGCGCGCCCGCTGAGACGCAGGACCGACGCTTGGGGAGGGCAGCCGGCCTTGTATGTGCCTCCCCTCCAGGTTCTCCTGGTCCCACCGGGATCCCCAGGGTCAGGGGTCACCAGGCGGGCCCCAAGGCccttccccacctatttcccccACCATCTCGGGCTCAGATTGGTGGGTCCTTACGGCCGCGCAGTGACCAGTTGAAAGGCCAAgaccccctccttcctcttctgccCACTTccttctgctgcccacttcttgGAACGCCATGGGAGGCAGATGGTCAGAACTTGTATTGGCTCCTGAAACCACCTTCAAGTAGGCCCGGGGTAGCGGCTCGGGGGGCAGGGAAAAGAAACTGGAACCGTCACTCCGCAGTGGACACCTAATTTACTGAATCAACTTCCTTCGGCTGTGGGTTACTGACCGTGCAGGAAGCTAGCTGCTCAAATCAGCACATGTCAGGCCTCTGTTACAGCAGGACACCGCAGCAGCTTGTTCCAGCCGCAGCAGGCCCCTCAGACCGGTCAAGGGTACAGAGGACTCTTCATTTCCACTGCCTGTGTGTGGGCGTGAATTATAGAAGCCAGGCTAGGTCctggttttcttaaaaatatcttgGCCCTGGACAGGCTCCTTCCTATAGCAAAGGGGCTTGGTGCCTACCTGTGGCAGTGGAGGAAGTCCCACACTGCATGGTTATCTGAAACATTCAAGACTAACATTCCTGGAGGGAAAGGCTGCAAGTAATCATTCTCCTCTTAAAGTGGCGGGGAGCCCCATCCTCACATGAGCCAGTCCACACAAGTTTAAGCTGCTTCTAGGATGTTCCTCTCCACAGCCCCCACTCCCGTTTTCCCTTCCCAGAGTGCTGGGAagccagccccctccccctctactgCTTCTATCCCCCAAGCCCCGACTTCTCCCTTTGGCCAGAAGCCACGGTTGGCTCCCCAGAGGCTGTGGCCCTGGTCTGGTTCCCAGCCGACCCACCACTGTGGGAAAACACTGGAGCCTGGCCTCTGGACCCCGCTCTAGAGGGGCACAAGCAGGAGGGGGGCCGCTGAAGGGCGGACTGAATGAGGCTGGTCCAGCCCCACTCAGCCCATAGGGAGCCTCCCTCTTGGCATCCAGGTTTCAGCCCAAGTGTCTTATCTCCATGACAAGAAcggtttcattttctccattttatttgtcaatataaaaatactcaaatatttaCAACAAATAAATACGCGGGGACACAATAAGTTACACTGCTGGGAGCCCTCCTCCTAGGGCTGGGAGAGGATATGCCAGATCCACAGCATGTCCACCCCTCTcgcctcccaccccctcccccccacacacaaccTTTCCCAGCCCTGCCAGGGAGGACAAGTATAAAATACCACTGAACCCCAGGGCCAAGTGGGAGGCCCCTCCCAACCCTTCCCCCCAAACACACAGGAGGCTGCatctccctccccccaaccctgaAAACATTCGTAGCCCTGGGAGCAGgaccaggccccaccccagagcccTGACTCCCCCAAAGGGGCACAGCACCCTGCCCAACCCACCCCCATATGTACACGGCTGCCCCCTACTGGGGACaggtgggggcaggagaggcAAAGTGATGCGTCCCCTTCCCCTTCATAGCTCCAATGACCCACCAGGAGGACCCCAGGCCAAGGGAAGACTTGACAGAAACAGGAAGACTGCATctcacacacgcgcacacacacgcacacgtatGTACGTACATATGTGCACACATCTGCattcacacacatatgtacacaaacacacccaCATCTGCAACTTCTGCCTTGAAAAGTTTTGGCTGTTGGGGTCCCACGCGTCTGTGATCCACAGCCTCACAGAGGAGGAAGGTGCCCTCTGCAAGGCTGGTGCCCTGGTAAGCCACACCAAGTGGCAGTGCCCGTGCTGGCAGAGCAGGTCC is a genomic window containing:
- the ANKRD39 gene encoding ankyrin repeat domain-containing protein 39; its protein translation is MAALRPCADGPCCSHPSAAPGVQQTLDEMDFERGIWSAALNGDLGRVKYLIQKAVDPSQPDSAGYTALHYASRNGHYAVCQFLLESGAKCDAQTHGGATALHRASYCGHTDIARLLLSHGSNPRLVDADGMTSLHKAAEKGHVDICSLLLQHSPALKAVRDRKSRLACDLLPGNSDLRDLLAS